One genomic region from Alosa alosa isolate M-15738 ecotype Scorff River chromosome 12, AALO_Geno_1.1, whole genome shotgun sequence encodes:
- the LOC125305042 gene encoding integrin alpha-2-like, translating into MDIFLHKMFTLLLFIQCWLIPHCQSFNVGTSGAKVFSGPAVEEFGYTVQQFTNHLGKWLLVGSPWSGTPDNRKGDIYKCEIAGPGSNCERLNLQNTVAVPTVMDVNVNMSLGLTLMRTANNDNFMTCGPLWAQRCGSQYYYPGVCAEVTPRFSSLPAFAPALQTCGGPMDVAIVLDGSNSIYPFKPVADFLVKLLENLDIGPQNTQVSVLQYGEDTEFQFKLNSYKTKSAMLAAAGKIQQKGGLETRTFAAIQYASRYAFLPENGGRAGATKVMVVVTDGESHDKELRDQVIAACERGKITRFSIAVLGYYNRNSIDPKTLIAEIKSIASTPTDRHYFNVSEEAALLKIAGTLGERIFNIEGTGKGSNFQMEFAQVGFSAYQTSKKDSLMFGAVGAYGWSGTVVHQTGQKFDTLPQKVFETTLDDRNHSSYLGYSVTSLRHGSTEYFVAGAPRANHSGLVVVYTLDSSAQASIIDTQRGTQVGSYFGSVLCPVDVDKDGVTDVLLVGAPMFMSEDKKETGKVYVFSITNGILSDQGILVGSSAVENARFGMAISAMPDLNLDGFSDVVVGAPLEDNSHGVIYVYFGDKTTIRMQHSQRIVGLKVDPALQYFGRFLDGSGDMNGDTIPDISVGAYGKVVQLWSRGVAAVTAQASFTPDKISILKKDCRLGGRQASCFTARVCFSASFRPNRPVGPVAVTYNLTLDADLQSSRVSSRGQFSNSECTVQKDIRITTQPLCEDHIVYVQEAPDFVSSVALRVDIALQNPDANPVLDAFSKNAWEFFIPFSKDCGTDDVCVSNLQLSVKRSGQQSSSSPMLVSQKNRILSFTVSVTNKKENAYNARVSATYSKNLFYASITQPSDGTEVKCTAVAESQSLYCQVGYPALEKDQTVTFELIFDFNFDQLQKEARVNFEAQSDSKEETPTDNKVSLSIPVQYDSEIIITREANMNFYVVEKEDGVKTTVTSYDDIGPEFNFMLKASTVNFPVNLVYLTVSMPTKTKGGNPLLYVTGVKTAPPSEVSCDGSRLIDPLKIGSSPHSATFTKETFGDMEKLDCKTSTCESMKCVLKDLAIKSQYFVNVTARIWKGTFASASFQAVTLSVSADMETAQPELIVITDKHREVEVTISKLGGKGDVPVGVIVGSVLGGLLLLAIATAVLWKLGFFKRKYKPLMKDGEADEGETEVLKNNAP; encoded by the exons ATGGACATATTTCTTCACAAGATGTTTACGTTGCTGCTTTTTATTCAAT GTTGGTTGATTCCACATTGCCAGAGTTTTAATGTAGGGACGTCAGGAGCCAAAGTGTTCTCTGGACCTGCGGTGGAGGAGTTTGGTTACACCGTTCAGCAATTCACCAATCACTTAGGGAAATG GCTGCTGGTGGGTTCTCCCTGGAGTGGAACCCCTGACAATAGGAAAGGGGACATTTACAAGTGTGAGATCGCAGGCCCAGGATCCAACTGTGAGAGACTGAATCTCCAAA ACACAGTCGCTGTACCGACTGTGATGGATGTCAACGTCAACATGAGTCTGGGTTTGACACTCATGCGAACAGCAAACAATGACAATTTCATG ACATGTGGGCCACTCTGGGCCCAGAGGTGTGGCAGTCAGTATTATTACCCTGGGGTGTGTGCTGAGGTCACCCCACGATTCAGCTCACTTCCTGCATTTGCTCCTGCCCTTCAAA CATGTGGAGGCCCAATGGATGTAGCTATTGTGTTAGATGGTTCAAACAGCATCTATCCATTTAAGCCAGTTGCTGACTTTCTTGTGAAACTTTTGGAGAACCTTGACATTGGACCCCAAAACACTCAG GTTAGTGTCCTGCAGTACGGGGAGGACACAGAGTTCCAGTTCAAATTGAATTCGTACAAAACCAAATCGGCTATGCTAGCTGCTGCAGGCAAAATCCAACAGAAAGGTGGACTGGAGACCAGAACATTTGCAGCCATTCAGTATGCCAG tcgGTATGCTTTTCTCCCTGAGAATGGAGGTCGTGCGGGTGCTACTAAAGTAATGGTGGTGGTGACTGATGGGGAGTCTCATGACAAAGAATTGCGAGACCAAGTCATTGCAGCGTGTGAGAGGGGGAAGATCACCCGCTTCAGTATTGCT GTCCTTGGTTACTACAACAGAAACAGCATAGATCCCAAAACTCTCATTGCAGAAATCAAGTCTATAGCCAGCACCCCAACGGACAGACACTATTTTAATGTGTCTGAGGAAGCAGCCCTGCTGAAGATAGCAGGAACCCTGGGAGAACGCATTTTCAACATAGAGG GAACTGGCAAGGGTAGTAATTTCCAGATGGAGTTTGCCCAAGTTGGTTTCAGTGCTTATCAGACCAGTAAAAAG GATAGCCTGATGTTTGGAGCTGTGGGAGCGTATGGGTGGAGTGGAACGGTTGTTCATCAAACAGGCCAGAAATTTGACACGCTGCCCCAGAAAGTCTTTGAAACCACTCTGGATGACAGGAACCACAGTTCTTATCTGG GCTATTCTGTGACATCACTGAGGCACGGCAGCACTGAGTACTTTGTGGCTGGAGCCCCGCGGGCGAACCACTCTGGCCTGGTCGTGGTCTACACACTGGACAGCTCAGCACAGGCCTCCATCATAGACACCCAGAGGGGGACTCAG GTGGGCTCCTACTTTGGCAGTGTGCTGTGTCCTGTGGATGTGGACAAAGATGGCGTGACGGATGTGCTGCTGGTGGGAGCGCCCATGTTTATGAGTGAGGACAAGAAGGAGACGGGGAAGGTCTACGTGTTCTCCATCACCAAT GGGATTCTGAGTGACCAGGGCATCCTAGTCGGTTCTTCAGCTGTGGAGAACGCCCGATTTGGGATGGCCATCTCTGCCATGCCTGACCTCAACCTGGATGGCTTCAGTGACGTTGTGGTGGGAGCACCTCTGGAGGACAACAGCCATGGAGTCATTTACGTCTATTTTGGAGACAAGACCACTATCCGAATGCAACACTCACAG AGAATTGTGGGGCTGAAGGTGGACCCTGCGCTGCAGTACTTTGGACGCTTTCTGGATGGCAGTGGAGACATGAACGGAGACACCATCCCAGACATCTCAGTAGGAGCTTATGGGAAGGTGGTGCAGCTATG GTCCAGAGGCGTGGCTGCAGTCACTGCTCAGGCCTCCTTCACGCCTGACAAGATCAGCATCCTGAAAAAGGACTGCCGCTTAGGCGGAAGGCAGGCCTCGTGTTTCACTGCCAGGGTGTGTTTCAGTGCCAGCTTCAGGCCCAATAGGCCTGTAGGACCAGTGG CCGTAACATATAACCTCACCCTGGATGCGGACTTGCAGTCTTCCAGAGTCAGTTCCAGAGGCCAGTTCAGTAACTCAGAATGCACTGTACAGAAAGACATACGCATCaccacgcagccactgtgtgaAGACCACATAGTTTATGTGCAG GAGGCGCCTGACTTTGTCAGTTCTGTTGCTTTGCGAGTGGACATCGCCCTCCAGAATCCAGACGCCAATCCCGTCTTGGACGCATTCAGTAAAAATGCGTGGGAGTTCTTT ATCCCATTTTCCAAGGACTGTGGCACAGACgacgtgtgtgtgagcaacctgcAGCTGAGTGTGAAGAGGAGTGGACAGCAGTCAAG TTCCTCTCCCATGTTGGTGAGCCAGAAGAACAGAATACTGTCTTTCACTGTGTCAGTGACCAACAAGAAGGAGAATGCCTACAACGCCAGAGTCTCCGCCACATATTCTAAGAACCTCTTCTACGCCTCCATCACACAGCCT AGTGACGGCACAGAGGTGAAGTGCACGGCAGTGGCCGAATCTCAAAGCCTGTACTGCCAAGTGGGCTACCCTGCTCTGGAGAAAGACCAAACG GTGACATTTGAGTTAATCTTTGACTTCAATTTTGACCAACTGCAAAAAGAAGCCAGAGTTAACTTTGAAGCCCAAAG TGACAGCAAAGAAGAAACTCCCACAGATAACAAGGTGTCTCTCTCTATTCCGGTGCAGTATGACTCGGAGATCATTATCACCAG GGAGGCCAACATGAATTTTTATGTGGTTGAAAAGGAAGACGGTGTCAAGACTACTGTTACAAGCTATGATGACATTGGCCCTGAATTCAACTTCATGCTGAAG GCCTCCACAGTCAACTTTCCAGTTAACCTAGTCTATCTTACTGTCTCCATGCCAACCAAAACCAAAGGAGGGAATCCACTGCTTTACGTGACTGGAGTGAAGACTGCACCA CCCAGTGAAGTGAGCTGTGATGGGAGCAGGTTGATCGACCCACTGAAGATAGGGTCCAGTCCTCATTCAGCCACCTTTACCAAAGAGACCTTCGGGGACATGGAGAAACTG GACTGTAAGACCTCGACGTGTGAATCAATGAAATGTGTCCTCAAAGACCTGGCCATCAAGAGCCAGTACTTTGTGAATGTGACAGCACGGATATGGAAAGGCACTTTTGCTTCT GCATCATTTCAGGCCGTGACTCTCAGTGTAAGTGCTGACATGGAGACTGCCCAGCCAGAGCTGATCGTGATTACAGACAAACACCGTGAG GTTGAAGTGACCATCAGCAAACTTGGCGGGAAAGGCGATGTGCCCGTTGGAGTCATCGTGGGGAGTGTGCTGGGTGGTCTGCTTCTTCTGGCTATAGCGACGGCAGTACTATGGAAG CTTGGGTTCTTCAAGAGGAAGTACAAGCCGCTGATGAAGGACGGTGAGGCAGATGAGGGTGAAACTGAGGTGTTGAAAAACAACGCCCCCTAG